Genomic segment of Leuconostoc mesenteroides subsp. mesenteroides:
TTAAAAAGTGAATATTTCACGATATTTCAGTCAAGTCGAAATTCGTTTATTTAGCTCTGAGGAGAAATCTAAAGGAGAGATAGAATGCAAGATTCTACAAGTGTTAATCCAAAGCACCACCTTGTCGAGAAGACAGATGATGATTTGAGTTTGGGAGATGTTAATAGCTCCATTGAGGTACCAGTAAATGGTTCTTTTTGGCGTAAGTTGTTGGCATTTTCTGGTCCCGGAGCCTTAGTGGCTGTTGGTTATATGGATCCAGGTAACTGGGTTACTTCGGTAGCTGGTGGTGCGCAATATCGTTATACATTGCTGTCTATTGTTTTAATTTCTAGTTTAATCGCTATGATGCTACAGTACATGGCCGGTAAGTTGGGAATTGTTAAGCAAGAAGACTTAGCACAAGCTACACGTGATCGTACAAACAAAGTTGGTGGATTCATTTTATGGATTATGACAGAGCTAGCTTTAATTGCGACGGATATAGCTGAAGTTATTGGAGGGGCTATAGCACTTCATCTATTGTTCGGTTGGTCAATGATAGCATCTGTTTTGACAACCGCCTTTGATGTTATTTTGTTGCTATTGTTGATGAAATTTGGTTTCCGTAAGATTGAAGCTATTGTCATGACATTGATTATTACTATTTTGGTTATTTTTGCCTATCTAGTTATTTTATCAAAACCACAATTGGCATCAATGTTTGGTGGCTATTTACCTCAATTACAAACTTTGAGTACGCACACGCCAATCGGTGGTGGTGATTCTCAGTTAACGTTAACATTAGGAATTATCGGTGCTACTGTTATGCCGCATAATTTGTACTTGCATTCATCAATATCACAAACACGTAAAGTAGACAGAAGTAACAAGGCAGAACTTAAAGAAGCTGTTCGCTTCATGACTTGGGATTCAAATATTCAATTATCATTGGCTTTTGTTATCAACTCATTGTTGTTAATCTTGGGTGCAGCATTATTCTTTGGACACGCTGATCAAGTTGGTACTTTTGGTTCGATGTATAATGCTTTGAAAGATAATTCAATTGCCGGTGCTATTGCATCACCAATTCTATCAACATTGTTTGCTGTTGCTTTGCTCGCTTCAGGACAAAACTCAACAATCACTGGAACACTTACTGGTGAAATTGTCATGGAAGGTTTCTTACACTTGCGCATTCCAATGTGGCTGCGTCGTGTCGTTACTCGTGGTTTGGCATTGATACCAGTTGTTGCTTTCACACTGATTTATGGTGGTTCTGAAGGAAAATTAGATGACTTGATGGTTCAATCACAAGTGTTCCTATCAATTGCTTTGCCATTTACTATGGCCCCATTGATTTATTTTACTTCTTCAAAGAAAATTATGGGAGAAGAGTTTGCTAATCCAAAGTGGATTGCAATTTTAGGATGGATTGCATTTGCTATTCTGACTTACCTAAATATTCGACTTGTCGTACAACAATTAATGGGCGCTTAATCACTATAGATACTAAGCGCGATACTAGAGGAGAGATAAAATGAGTGAATTAAACTTAAACATCGAACCAACACAATTTAAGAACATCTTAGTCGGTGTTGATGAATCAGAACAAGGTTACTTTGCTTTGGCAAATGCGATTCATCAAGCTAGCGAAGATGGCGCCAAATTGATCATAGCAACAATTCTTGAAATGGGTGACCTGTCAACAATTGAGGCACTACACCTTGACTTTATCAAGGAAAAACGTGCCGAATTTGAAGCTAACCTAATTCGCTACAAAGAATATGCATTGTCAAAAGGGGCTACGAACGTTGAAACAGTTTTCGAAGATGGTTCTAAAGCTGGAGAAGTGTTAGTCCAGAAAATTGCACCGCAAGTAGGTGCTGATTTGATTATTGTGGGTGCGCATTCTCGTGAAGGCTTCTGGGGATCATTAGGATCCCAAGCGTCTTACATTGCTCGTCATGCGAGAGTATCTTCAATGGTTGCACGTAAAGAAAATTAAACATGATTAATGAAAAGTCACTGAATAGTGACTTTTTTTGCTCTATTTTAATACATCGCGGTTGTGTAGGCTGTTATAATTAATGTATGAAAAAAGAAGCCATTATAGAACTTGAAAAAATATTTAAACTACTAGGCAATAAGCAACGTCTGATTATTTTAGAATTACTCAGAGATCGCTCCTATAGTGTTTCAGAAATTATTAACTCTTTAGGTATGGAGCAATCTGCTGTGTCACATCAATTGAAATTATTGCGTGAAGCGCAACTTGTTGAAACAGAAAAACGTGGACGTGAAGTACTGTATGGGTTAAGTGACTCGCACATTTTAATTCTATTAGATAATGCACTTAAGCATGTGAGTCACACCATTATAGGAAATGTTAATGATACAATTCGTTAAGTAAAATAAAAAGCGAAAAAGGGTTGACGAACTCATATTTTACTGGTATTCTAGTATAGTTGTTTAATATTCAACGCCGCTGTGGCGGAATTGGCAGACGCGCTGGACTCAAAATCCAGTGGTGGCAACACCGTGTGGGTTCGACTCCCACCGGCGGCATCAATAGAACTAATAAACAAAAAGCATTACACATACAGTGTAATGCTTTTTGTTTATCTTAAAAAATATTGTGTATTAGGGAATGTAGAAAAATAAAAACCACAAAGCAGAATCTAAATCAAACTTGCTTCGTGGTTGCTGCAATCGAATCGACCGCTTTTCCTATTAAGCGGCCAAAACGATTGAGCGTTTTCCGTTAGAATTACTCAAAAGTTATGACCCCCTTTCCTAGATTACCTATATAGTAAATCCACTCAGCAAAAAAGTCAAACCTTTTGTTCTGGTATAATTAATTGAATAATATATAGAGGTAAAACAATGACGATTCCACTTATTTTTGATACTGATCCTGGCATTGATGATGCAGCAGCCATTGCTATTTTATTAACTAATGATGAATTTGAAGTGCGCCTGATTACGTCCGTTGCTGGTAATGTATCTGTTGATAAAACAACAAACAATGTTTTAAAATTAACACACTATTTTAATCGACCAGACGTTAAGGTGGCTCGTGGTGCTGAGAAACCATTGGTCAAACCATTTAAGGATGCATCAAATATTCATGGGAAAAGCGGAATGCCGGGTTATGAATTCGGCGAGATTTCCACCAAGACTGTAAGTGAAAAAGCTGTAGATGCCATTCATGAAACGTTGAATAGCTATGATGGTCAAACAACATTAGTAGCTGTTGGTGCATTCACTAATATCGCCAACTTGATCCAAAAGTACCCACAAGACATACAGAAAATAGAGCGATTAGTCGTAATGGGTGGTTCGCTTACCGGTGGGAATTTAACATCAGTGGCTGAGTTTAACGTGTTTACAGATCCAGACGCAGCAAAAATTGTTTTTGAAAGTGATTTGGATATTACAATGATTGGGCTTGACGTTACTGAAAAAGCATTGTTAACTAAACAATCTATGTCTGAATTACTTCAGATGAATGAGACTGGAAAAATGTTGATGGGACTGTTTGGACACTATCAAGACGGTTCTGCTGCTGGTGGTAAACCAATGCACGATGTCAATACGCTTTATTACTTACTACACCCTGAAAAATATCAGTTAGAAGATTTATGGGTTGATGTGGTGACAGATGGACCAGCGATTGGTGCCACGGTAGCTGATATTCTGCATAGTACGCATAGTCAGACGAATGTTCATGTTGCCAAGGATATCGATGTACCCGCATTCAATGCTTGGTATTTACTACAAATCTCGGGCATTTCTGATGGAAATATTAATGCTGGAAGGCTTGAAAATTAAGCGTTTTTTAGGTATTCTGGTATTAGCTGAAACTGGCGCTTTTTCGTGCTGAATTAACTGAAATCGGAGCAGAATATTGACAAACGAAGACTTCATCGAAGCATTAAGTAGTGGTGGTATAGATTTAACAACACAGCAGGTTCGGCAATTTGAACGTTATTACGAGTTGTTGGTTGCAACCAATGGACATGTTAACTTAACGGCTATTACTGAAAAAAAAGATGTGTACTTAAAACATTTTTATGATTCTTTAACTGTAGCATTGTATGAACAAAAGTTAAAAAATTCTGAAAGCACTTTAATTGATATTGGTACAGGCGCAGGTTTTCCGTCATTACCCTTGAAAATAGCCTTTCCAGACTTGAAGATTACAATGGTTGATGCGCTAAAAAAACGTGTTAATTTTTTGCAGGAAGTAGTTGATACGCTCGGCTTAACTGGCGTAGAAATTGTTCACGGGCGCGCAGAAGATATCGGACAAAATCCCAAGTATCGGGAAAATTTTGATTATGCAACAGCGCGAGCAGTTGCCCGTACTAGTGTGTTAGCTGAATATACATTACCTTTTGTTAAGATTGGTGGCAAGTTCTTAGTCATGAAGGGATCAGCTGCTCATCAAGAGCTCCTCGATGGCCAAAAAGCATTAGCTATGCTTGGCGGTCAAGTTAACGAGGAGTTTGTATTTACACTACCAAATGGCGATCAACGCTATATACAAACAGTAGATAAAAAAAATAAAACACCTAAAAAATACCCTAGGCAAGCTGGAACACCAAGCAAAAAGCCAATCTCATAAATAAAGGAGGCACCTAAAATGGCGCAAATAATTGTATTAGCTAATCAAAAAGGTGGTGTGGGTAAAACAACAACCAGTATTAACTTAGGCGCAGCATTAGCACAAGCTGGACAACGTGTGCTACTGGTTGATATTGATGCACAAGGAAATGCTACAAGTGGTTCGGGTGTTGATAAATCTTCATTAGAGCACGATAGTTATGATGTAATTGTTGAACAAACGCCACTACACGAAGTAATCATAGCCACCGATAATTATGACCTAGTCCCAGCCACCATTCAATTGTCAGGTGCTGAGATTGAACTTGCTAAGCAATCGAAACGTGAGTATCGTTTGAAAGCGGCGCTTGAAGCAGTGCGTGATGATTATGACTTCATTTTAATTGATAATCCGCCAGCTTTAGGATTAATGACTGTTAATGCATTTACAGCTGCTGATGCCATTCTGATACCCGTACAGACTGAATTTTATGCTCTAGAAGGTCTAGGGCAATTACTAAATACGATTGAACTTGTTCGGCAGCAGTTTAATCCAGATCTTGATGTTGCTGGTATTTTGTTGACAATGTACGATGGACGGACAAACCTTGCTAAACAAGTAGCCCAAGAAGTGCGTAGTTATTTTGATGATAAGGTTTATGATACAATCATCCCGCGTTCCGTACGCCTGAGTGAAGCACCATCTTATGGGCAAGCAATTATTGATTTTGATCCGCGAAGCGTGGGTGCACAAATGTACAACAATCTCGCACAGGAGGTTCTGAAACAATATGGTAAGTAAAAAAGGCGGACTTGGTAAGGGCATGAATTCACTTTTTGGTGCAAATAATGTGTCCAAAGAAGCCGTTGAACATACAAAGGTCGTTACTAAAGAACAAGAAGCAACGGAACAAGTCGTTAAGTTACCATTAAAAGATATTAAACCTAATCCGTTTCAACCGCGGCATTACTTTGACGAAAGTAAGCTAAAAGAATTATCGGCATCTATCACAGAAAATGGTGTTTTGACACCAATTATTGTGCGTCAAATTGGTCAGAAATTTGAAATTATTGCTGGTGAGCGCCGTGTTCGTGCTTCAAAATTATCTGGTTTGAAATCAATTTCAGCTATTGTACGCCACGTCGATGATGATACGATGGCAGCATTGGCATTAATCGAAAATTTGCAACGCGATGATTTAGACGCTATCGAAGAAGCACAAGCTTTTGACGCACTTATGTCACGTTTACAAATGACACAGGCAGAAATAGCTGAAAAAGTCGGTAAGGATCGCGCAACAGTCGCTAACCTACTGCGTTTATTGAAATTACCTGAATCTGTACAAGTACTGATTCAAAATGGCGAGTTATCAATGGGACAGGCTCGGGCATTACTAGGGTTAAAAAAGAAGACGCAAATTGAAAAGGTAGCAGAAACGGTTGTCTCCCGTGGATTGAATGTGCGTCAAGTGGAGAACTTGGTCAGGCAAATGAATGAGGGTGTACGTGAACCCAATACGAAAGAAATTTCACCTTTTGTTGTTGCGCTATCTGATCAACTGGAAGAAAAGTTTGGGACCAAGGTCAAAGTCAACGCGGGTCCTAAGGGAAATGGTAAAATTGAAATTAATTATATTTCAAATGAAGACTTAAGTCGTATTTTGGCATTGTTAGATATTGAGGTGGACTAATGGCAATCGTACCGGACTATAAACTTCATGATATCGTTGAGATGAAAAAGCCACACGCTTGCGGCACCAATTCTTGGGAAATTACACGTATTGGTGCTGATATTAAGTTGTCATGCACAAATTGCGGTAGAGGTATTATGATGTCACGTTTTGATTTTAACAAACGAATAAAAAAAATTTTACAAGTAGCAAATCAGAAAGAAGAATAAAATGGCACTAACTGCTGGAATCGTCGGCTTACCAAACGTCGGCAAATCAACACTATTTAATGCAATTACTAAAGCTGGTGCTGAAATGGCAAACTATCCGTTTGCCACGATAGAACCAAATGTTGGCATGGTAGAAGTACCAGATAATCGCTTAGCGCGTATTCAGGAAGTTGTACCTGCTGATAAAATTATTCCAACCACGTTTGAATTTACCGATATTGCTGGTATTGTTAAAGGCGCTTCTCAAGGAGAAGGTTTAGGGAATAAATTTTTAGAAAATATTCGTCAAGTGAATGCCATTGTACATGTTGTACGAGCATTTGATGGGGATGAAATTATTCATGTGAATGGGGTAGTTGACCCGCTAGATGACATTGAAACAATCAATACTGAATTAATTTTGGCTGACTTAGAAGCTGTCGACAAGCGTTATGCTAAAGTTGCACGTGCAGCAAAAGGAAATGACAAGAATGCTAAGGCTGAGTTTGCTGTACTAGAAAAAATCAAACCTGTTCTTGAAGCGGGTAAGTCTGCTCGAACGATTACATTTACTGAAGAAGAGCAAAAAATCGTTAAAGGCCTGTTCTTATTGACAACAAAACCTATTTTATATGTTGCCAATTTAGCTGAAGATGATATGGCAGATCCGATGGGCTCAAAGTACTTTAATCAAATCAAAGATTTTGCGGCTACTGAAGGAGCTGATGTAATTGGTTTGTCTGCTAACGCAGAAGAAGAAATTGCGCAATTGCCAGAAGAAGAAAAAGCCGAATTTTTAGAAATGGCTGGAGTAGAGGAAGCTGGCTTAAATAAGTTGATTCGAGCAGCCTATCACCTATTAGACCTACGAACCTTTTTCACTGCAGGTGGTAAAGAAACTCGAGCATGGACCTTCACCGCGGGATCAAAGGCACCACAAGCTGCTGGTGTGATACATTCCGATTTTGAAAGAGGATTTATCCGTGCAGAAACGATTGCGTTCTCTGATCTTGATGAGTTAGGGTCTGTTAAGGCAGTCAAAGAAGCTGGTAAATTACGTTCAGAAGGTAAGGAATACGTTGTACAGGACGGCGATATCATTGAATTCCGTTTCAACGTGTAAATGGCGCTAATCGCGCTGTACATAACATTTTAGGGAGACATTTTATGTCAGAACAAAAAAAAGAATTAACGAAAAAAAACCAGGATTTTATCTTTCAATTTAAAAAGTTGTTAGCTCAAAACAGCAAACTAAATGGTGAACAAATTGAAGATATTGTGGCTGAGGTTGAAAATAACCTTCTTGAAACCCAGGGAAAAGGACAAACAGCGGCGCAAATTTATGGCACGCCAACAATGGCTGTTCAACAGTATCTTGATCCTAAGCGAACAGCTAAGAAACTTTT
This window contains:
- the mntH gene encoding Mn(2+) uptake NRAMP transporter MntH: MQDSTSVNPKHHLVEKTDDDLSLGDVNSSIEVPVNGSFWRKLLAFSGPGALVAVGYMDPGNWVTSVAGGAQYRYTLLSIVLISSLIAMMLQYMAGKLGIVKQEDLAQATRDRTNKVGGFILWIMTELALIATDIAEVIGGAIALHLLFGWSMIASVLTTAFDVILLLLLMKFGFRKIEAIVMTLIITILVIFAYLVILSKPQLASMFGGYLPQLQTLSTHTPIGGGDSQLTLTLGIIGATVMPHNLYLHSSISQTRKVDRSNKAELKEAVRFMTWDSNIQLSLAFVINSLLLILGAALFFGHADQVGTFGSMYNALKDNSIAGAIASPILSTLFAVALLASGQNSTITGTLTGEIVMEGFLHLRIPMWLRRVVTRGLALIPVVAFTLIYGGSEGKLDDLMVQSQVFLSIALPFTMAPLIYFTSSKKIMGEEFANPKWIAILGWIAFAILTYLNIRLVVQQLMGA
- a CDS encoding ParB/RepB/Spo0J family partition protein; this translates as MVSKKGGLGKGMNSLFGANNVSKEAVEHTKVVTKEQEATEQVVKLPLKDIKPNPFQPRHYFDESKLKELSASITENGVLTPIIVRQIGQKFEIIAGERRVRASKLSGLKSISAIVRHVDDDTMAALALIENLQRDDLDAIEEAQAFDALMSRLQMTQAEIAEKVGKDRATVANLLRLLKLPESVQVLIQNGELSMGQARALLGLKKKTQIEKVAETVVSRGLNVRQVENLVRQMNEGVREPNTKEISPFVVALSDQLEEKFGTKVKVNAGPKGNGKIEINYISNEDLSRILALLDIEVD
- a CDS encoding AAA family ATPase, producing the protein MAQIIVLANQKGGVGKTTTSINLGAALAQAGQRVLLVDIDAQGNATSGSGVDKSSLEHDSYDVIVEQTPLHEVIIATDNYDLVPATIQLSGAEIELAKQSKREYRLKAALEAVRDDYDFILIDNPPALGLMTVNAFTAADAILIPVQTEFYALEGLGQLLNTIELVRQQFNPDLDVAGILLTMYDGRTNLAKQVAQEVRSYFDDKVYDTIIPRSVRLSEAPSYGQAIIDFDPRSVGAQMYNNLAQEVLKQYGK
- a CDS encoding metalloregulator ArsR/SmtB family transcription factor, with product MKKEAIIELEKIFKLLGNKQRLIILELLRDRSYSVSEIINSLGMEQSAVSHQLKLLREAQLVETEKRGREVLYGLSDSHILILLDNALKHVSHTIIGNVNDTIR
- a CDS encoding universal stress protein, which gives rise to MSELNLNIEPTQFKNILVGVDESEQGYFALANAIHQASEDGAKLIIATILEMGDLSTIEALHLDFIKEKRAEFEANLIRYKEYALSKGATNVETVFEDGSKAGEVLVQKIAPQVGADLIIVGAHSREGFWGSLGSQASYIARHARVSSMVARKEN
- the rsmG gene encoding 16S rRNA (guanine(527)-N(7))-methyltransferase RsmG, whose protein sequence is MTNEDFIEALSSGGIDLTTQQVRQFERYYELLVATNGHVNLTAITEKKDVYLKHFYDSLTVALYEQKLKNSESTLIDIGTGAGFPSLPLKIAFPDLKITMVDALKKRVNFLQEVVDTLGLTGVEIVHGRAEDIGQNPKYRENFDYATARAVARTSVLAEYTLPFVKIGGKFLVMKGSAAHQELLDGQKALAMLGGQVNEEFVFTLPNGDQRYIQTVDKKNKTPKKYPRQAGTPSKKPIS
- a CDS encoding DUF951 family protein, with the translated sequence MAIVPDYKLHDIVEMKKPHACGTNSWEITRIGADIKLSCTNCGRGIMMSRFDFNKRIKKILQVANQKEE
- the ychF gene encoding redox-regulated ATPase YchF is translated as MALTAGIVGLPNVGKSTLFNAITKAGAEMANYPFATIEPNVGMVEVPDNRLARIQEVVPADKIIPTTFEFTDIAGIVKGASQGEGLGNKFLENIRQVNAIVHVVRAFDGDEIIHVNGVVDPLDDIETINTELILADLEAVDKRYAKVARAAKGNDKNAKAEFAVLEKIKPVLEAGKSARTITFTEEEQKIVKGLFLLTTKPILYVANLAEDDMADPMGSKYFNQIKDFAATEGADVIGLSANAEEEIAQLPEEEKAEFLEMAGVEEAGLNKLIRAAYHLLDLRTFFTAGGKETRAWTFTAGSKAPQAAGVIHSDFERGFIRAETIAFSDLDELGSVKAVKEAGKLRSEGKEYVVQDGDIIEFRFNV
- the rihC gene encoding ribonucleoside hydrolase RihC, yielding MTIPLIFDTDPGIDDAAAIAILLTNDEFEVRLITSVAGNVSVDKTTNNVLKLTHYFNRPDVKVARGAEKPLVKPFKDASNIHGKSGMPGYEFGEISTKTVSEKAVDAIHETLNSYDGQTTLVAVGAFTNIANLIQKYPQDIQKIERLVVMGGSLTGGNLTSVAEFNVFTDPDAAKIVFESDLDITMIGLDVTEKALLTKQSMSELLQMNETGKMLMGLFGHYQDGSAAGGKPMHDVNTLYYLLHPEKYQLEDLWVDVVTDGPAIGATVADILHSTHSQTNVHVAKDIDVPAFNAWYLLQISGISDGNINAGRLEN